The DNA segment AAGACAAGAACGCGCTGATGATGGCGGTCTCAGGAGCAGGAACGGCGCCAGCGCCCGTGGTTGCGGAGCCCGCCGCAATTGCCGAAGAGCCGGCGGAAGCACCGGAAGTGCAGGCGCTGCGCATGGAAGCGGAAGAGCTGCATTCCATTCTCGAGACGGCAACGGACGGTGTCGTGGTTGTCGGTGCCGAGGGCGAAATCCGCTCCGTCAACCGCTCGGCCAGCGCCCTGTTCAATTATGACGAGGGCGAAGTCCGCGGCAAACCCTTTGCCATGCTGTTTGCGCATGAGAGCCAGAAGGCGGTTCTCGATTACCTCGCCGGTCTTTCCGGCCATGGCGTCGCCAGCGTGCTGAACGATGGCCGCGAAGTGATCGGCCGCGAGGCGTCCGGCGGGTTCATTCCGCTGTTCATGACCATGGGGCGCCTCTCCTCCTCCAACGGCTTCTGCGCCGTCATCCGCGACATTACCCAGTGGAAACGCACGGAAGAGGAGTTGCGCAACGCCAAGCGCGCCGCCGAAACGGCCAATGCCCATAAGAGCGATTTCCTCGCCCGTGTCAGCCACGAAATCCGCACGCCGCTCAATGCGATCATCGGCTTTTCCGACATGATGGCGAGCGAACATTTCGGGCCGATCGGCAATCCGCGCTATGTCGAATATGCCGGCGATATCGGCCGCTCGGGACGTCATGTACTCGACATCGTCAACGACCTCCTGGACATTTCCAAGATCGAAGCGGGCGAAATGGATCTCGAATTCACCGCCGTCGAAATCAACGATGCGGTGTCCGAGGCCGTATCCCTGGTGCAGCCGCAGGCCAACAGCCAGCGGGTGATCATCCGCACCTCGCTGTCGGGGTCCGTCCCCAACGTCGTCGCCGATAATCGCTCGATCAAGCAGATCGCGCTGAACATCCTGTCGAATGCCATCCGTTTCACGCCATCGGGCGGCCAGATCGTCGTTTCGACGGCCTATGAGGCAAATGGCAGCGTCATCCTGCGCATCCGCGACACCGGCGTCGGCATGACCCGCACCGAGCTTGAGCAGGCAATGAAGCCATTCCGGCAAGTAACAACGGGCGCGCGCAAACGCGGCGACGGCACCGGCCTTGGCCTGCCGCTGACCAAGGCGATGGCCGAAGCCAACCGGGCGCAATTCTCGATCAACTCGGCCCCCAACGAGGGAACGCTGGTGGAGATCTCCTTCCCGTCGCAGCGCGTTCTCGCCAACTGATCAGCCGGACGGCAGTCCGCTGCCGGATGATCGCGGTTGCCGGTTCTCAGCGCGCCAGGACATGGGGCTTAAGGATGTCACCCGCCGGATAGCGGCACCCGGTCACGCGCGGATATTCATGGCGAACTTACGGGGCTGGTGCTGCAGGCCTTGCAGAAAACGCTCAAAGAGCATCCGTGACGCGATTTCCCCACGCATCCAAACAGCAGACAAAAAAAGAGGCAGCTTCAAAGCTGCCTCGATAAGTTGAATGCTAAAAACAGGTGCTCGAGAGGTAATGACATCATGTCTGCGCAGGCATCTCAGCCAAAGCCAACCCACATCGGCTGGCCTCAAGTTGTGATCACCATGCGCCGCCATTCGTAAACAAAACCTTTCCAGCAGACCCGTCAATTTTAAGCATCGGCCCCGAAGACGTAAGGTTTGGTTAATTCCGGTGATTAGAAATCGTTAACGCGGCGGCGTCAGTTTCCAAGCTCCGGCAAATTGCCATAGAGATCGAGCGCTTCCGGATTGGCCAGCGCCTCCTTGTTCTTGACGGGGCGGCCGTGCACGACTTCGCGCACGGCGAGTTCGACGATCTTGCCGGATTTGGTGCGCGGGATATCGGTGACGGCGATGATCTTGGCGGGGACGTGACGCGGCGAGGCACCGCTGCGGATGCGCGCCTTGATCGCCTTCACCAGGTCCTCGCTCAAGGTGACCCCGGTGGCCAGCCGTACGAACAGGATGACGCGGACATCGTCATCCCAGTCCTGACCGATGCAGATGGCCTCGGCCACCTCGTCCATCTGCTCGACCTGATTGTAGATTTCAGCGGTGCCGATGCGCACGCCGCCCGGGTTGAGCGTCGCGTCCGAACGGCCATGGATGATAATGCCGCCATGTTCCGTCCATTCGGCAAAATCGCCATGGCACCAGATATTGTCGAAGCGTTCAAAATAGGCCGCCTTGTACTTGGCGCCCTGCGGGTCGTTCCAGAACATCACCGGCATCGAGGGAAAGGCCCTGGTGCAGACGAGCTCGCCCTTTTCCTGACGCACCGGCTGGCCGTCGTCGTTCCAGACGTCCATGGCAAGGCCAAGCCCCGGCCCCTGGATTTCGCCGCGCCAGACAGGCTTCAGCGGATTGCCGAGCACGAAACAGGAAACGATATCGGTTCCGCCGGAAATCGAGGCCAGCTGGATATCCGGCTTGATGCCGTCATAAACGAAGGAAAAGCCCTCCGGCGACAGCGGCGAGCCGGTCGAGGTCATCAGCCGCAGCGCTGAGAGGTCATGGGTCGATACCGGCGTGAAGCCGCCCTTGCGCACCGCATCGATATATTTTGCCGAAGTGCCGAAGATGGAAAACTGCTCGTCGCGGGCATAATCGAACAGGACGTTGCCATCGGGATGGAACGGCGAGCCGTCGAACAGGCAGAGCGTTGCGCCGAAGGCGAGCCCGGAGACCAGCCAGTTCCACATCATCCAGCCGCAGGTGGTGAAATAGAAGAGCTTTTCACCCTCGCGCAGGCCGCAATGGAAGCGATGCTCCTTCAGGTGCTGCAGCAGCGTGCCGCCGGCCGAATGGACGATGCATTTGGGAACGCCCGTCGTGCCCGAGGAAAAGAGAATATAGAGCGGATGCGCGAATGGCAGGGCCGCAAACTCGATGTCGCGCGCTTCAAACGGGTCGATGAAACCCGCCAGCGTCTGGCCCTTATCCAGCGATCCGGCGAGCGTTTCAGCATCGCCAGCATAGGGGATGATCAAGACGGGAACGCCGAGTTTGCCGGCGACCGCCTGGACCTTGGCAGCGACATCCTGCCGCTTGCCGGCATACCAATAGCCATCGCAGGCGATGAACAGTTTTGGCTCGATCTGGCCGAAGCGATCAAGCACGCCCTGCTCGCCGAAATCGGGGGAGCAGGACGACCAGATCGCGCCGATCGAGGCGGTGGCCAGCATCAGGGCAATGGTTTCCGGCATGTTCGGCATCATCGCGGCAACGCGGTCGCCCCTGCCGATGCCTTGCGCCTTCAAGGCTTGCTGCAGCCGCGACACCAGCGCGCGCAGCTCGTCAAAGGACATACGCGACTGCACCTTGTCCTCGCCCCGGAACAGCAGCGCATCACCGCTGCCGGTATGACGCAGGAGATTTTCGGCGAAATTAAGCGTAGCATCGGGAAAGAACCGCGCGTCCAGCATCACGTTGCCATGGATCAGCGCGCGGCCGCCGCGATCGCCGATAACGCCGCAATGATCCCAGACCGCCGTCCAGAAATCGGCGCGTTCGGTGATCGACCAGTCATGAAACGCGTCGTAATCAGCAAAGGTCTTGGAAAAGCGCTGTCCGCACCAGTCGATGAACGCCTTCATCGGCGTCTGTTCGATGAATTCTTCCGACGGTATCCACAGGGGCCGATCTGACTGCATATTTTCCTCCGCTTCCCAAGCCAGCCTCTATATCATGCTGCGACGCAAGATAAACAGGCCGCGCCAATGTTGGCTGTGGCAGTTGCGACATTTTGCGTGTCAACCGTTTGATTTCTGAGTGCCGAACGCCTATCCAGAGGCCATCAAACCGATTGAAAGTGCCCCGGACGGTCATGAGGCAATTCTTCACCATCGCCAGCAGAAAAATTGGATGGAAGACAATATTTCTGTCGCGCACCGTCGCGTGGCTGCTCGTCGGAGCGGTTATCCTCACGGCCCTGTTCAAATTCGCGCTGCCGATGTTCATCTCCACGGCCAGCGTCAAGACCAACATGGAAAATGTGCTGTCGTCTTGGACAGGGGCGCGGGCCAGTATCGTCGGTGATCCGCAGTTCAGCTTCTGGCCGCATCCGGTGCTGACGCTCCGCAATGTCACCTTTACGGGTGGCGATGCGGCGGCACCGGAACTTCTGGCCAAAGCGGACGCGATTGCCGCCGGCTTCGACATGCTGGCTGCCCTGCGCGGCACGCCGGTCTTTTACGATTTCCATCTCGTCAATCCGGTCTTCAAGGTGGAGCGGCGGGTCGACGGCACGTTCAACTGGCGCCGCGCCGGCTGGATGGCCGATGCCATCGCGGATGCGTCCGGCAAGACGGCATCTCAAGCCCGCAACACGCCGATCGGCGATATCGAGATCGTCAACGGCACGCTGGAACTGACCGACCGTGTGACGGCGAGCACCCACCGCGTCAGCGCCATAACCGGCTCCGTGCAATGGCGCACCCCGACCACGCGGATGAATGCCAGCCTGTCGGCGCTGATCAACGGCGAAAAGGTTCAGGGCACGATTGCCTGCGATCAACCTCTGCTGCTGCTTTCCGGCCAGAACAGCACGTTTCAGGCCTCGTTCAATTCCACACCGCTGAGCTTCAGCTTCGACGGCAATGGCAATGCGTCCAGCCGTCCGTTTGCCGCTGGTCAGCTCCAGCTGAAAGCAAAATCGCTTGGGGCGCTTCTCGCCTGGATCAAAGACGTGCCGCAGCCGGTTTCCGCCAGCGGATCGATCAGCATCGATACCAGCGTGACCATGTCGGCGCAGGGATTGAAGATGGACAGCCTGTCTTTGTCCCTGGACGATTCCGACGCGACCGGCGTGCTCGGCATTGCCTGGGACCCGCAACGCACGCCGCGCATCGACGGCACGCTTGCGTTCGACCGGCTGGACCTGACGCCGCTTCTCGCCTCAGTCTTCCCGCTTGCGCCGGAGCCCAATACGCAGACCGAGCCGGAAACGGCATTGCTCAAGCGGATCAGCGTCGATCTGCGCCTTTCGGCGCAGGAGATCATCTATGGGGCCGCCGCCGTCACCGATGCCGCTGCCGGGATCATGGTGGAAAACGGCCGTGCATCGATCGATATCGGCGATGGCACCTTTGCCGATGGCGCGCTCAGCGGCCGCATCGCGCTTGCCAATGATGGTGCCGCCGGCGGGCAGATACAGCTGGCGCTGAAGAATGCGGATCTGGCGCCCGTCGCCGCAAGCCTCGGCCTTGCCGGGCCTTTGCCGCTCGGCCGGGGCATTTTAAGCCTCGATCTGTCGACCACCCAACCGCTGTCGAAAATGACGGCGGACGGAATGTCCGGCGAACTCCGCTATGCGGCAAACAATGGCAGCGTGGTGAATTTCGACCTGCCGGAATTCGAGCGGCTTGCCGCCTTGGGCCAGGCCTTCAACATCAGCCATGCCACCAATGGGTCGTTTGCTTTCACGAGTGCAGATATCGTGGCGCGCTTGCGCCAAGGCGTGGTCGAACTGGCCACGGCCGATATCGTCGGCGACGGAAAAACCGTGTCCCTGGCCGGCACCCTTCCCTTCACGAAAGGCAAACTGGCGCTGACCGGCGCCATCCGGGCAGACGGACGTGAAACGCCTTCCGTCCGCTTCTTTGCCGATGGCGCCTGGCCAAACCCGGTCGTTTCGCCCCTGCCTGCGGTGCCTGCCCAGCCGTAGCATGTCGCAGTGGAATGAGGCGGCCAGCCACGGTCTCCCCCTTCTCCCCGGCGGGGAGAAGTGTCGAGCGGATGCGAGGCGATGAGGGGGTGCTTCGGCAAACTCTGAGCCAGCTTAAGGTGGCCTTCGGCCCCCCTCATCCGCCCTTCGGGCACCTTCTCCCCGCTGGGGAGAAGAGGGAGTTCGCCGCTCTCCGCTGGCGACGATGCCTGCTCAGCCGTAGCATGTCGCAATGGAATGAGGCGGACAGCCACGGTCTCCCCCTTCTCCCCAGCGGGGAGAAGTGCCGAGCGGATGCGAGGCGATGAGGGGGTGCTTCGGCAAACTCTGAGCCAGCTTAAGGTGGCCTTCGGCCCCCCTCATCCGACCCTTCGGGCACCTTCTCCCCGCTGGGGAGAAGGGGAGGATGCCGCTTTTGCCGGGGAGGCGGACGCCGATGTGGGACCCAGCCATCAATGCGCGAACGCTGCCTGTTCGTCCTTGACGCGCTGGATTTCGCGGCGGCGGGAGACGACCGATGCGATCAGGACGCCGATGGCGACGATGCCGATCAGGATGGTGCAGACGGCGTTGATCTCGGGCGTTACGCCCAGTCTCACCTGGCTGTAGATCCGCATCGGCAGTGTCGTGGCGCCGGGGCCGGAGGTGAAGCTTGATATCACCAGATCATCCAGCGACAGCGTGAAAGCCAGCACCCAGCCGGAAAAGACGGCAGGCGCGATCACCGGCAAGGTCACCTGCAGGAAGGTGGCGACCGGCGTTGCGCCCAGATCCATCGCGGCCTCCTCGATCGAGCGGTCGAAGCTTAGGAGCCTTGACTGCACGACGACCGCAACGAAGCACATGGTGAAGGTGATATGCGCCAAAGTCAGCGTCCAGAAACCGCGATCAAAGCCGATGGCAACGAAGAGAAGCAGCATGGACAGGCCGGTGATGACTTCCGGCATGACCAGCGGCGCATAGATCATCCCGGAAAACAGCATGCGGCCGCGAAAGCGGGTGTAGCGCGTCATGGCCAGCGCTGCCATCGTGCCGAGAACCGTCGCGACCGTTGCCGAAATCAGACCGACGCGGATCGTCACCCAGGCGGCATCGAGAAGCGCCTGGTTCTGGAACAGCTGCACATACCATTTGGTCGAAAAGCCCGCCCAGACAGTAACGAGCTTAGATTCGTTGAAGGAGAAGATCACCAGAAGCACGATCGGCAGATAAAGAAAGGCGAAACCGATGACGATCGAGGCGATATTGAAACGGGACCAGCGCTGCATGACTATCTCCCCTCGCTATCGGCTTTGGACTGGGCATGCTGGAAGAACATGATCGGCACCACCAGGATGAGCAGCAGAATGGTCGCCACGGCTGCGGAAACCGGCCAGTCGCGGTTGGCGTTGAACTCGTTCCACAGCGTCTTGCCGATCATCAGCGTTTCGGAGCCGCCGAGCAGATCCGGGATGACGAATTCGCCGACGGCCGGGATGAAGACCAGCATGCAGCCGGCCACCACGCCGGGCATCGACAGCGGGAATGTCACCCGCCAGAACGCGCGGATCGGCGTGCAGCCGAGATCCTGGGCCGCTTCCGTCAGGCTGTGATCCATCTTTTCCAGCGAGGAATAAATCGGCAGCACCATGAATGGCAGGTAGGAATAGACGATGCCGATATAGATCGCCCAATTGGTGTTGAGGATGATCAGCGGCTGATCGATCACGCCCAGCGTGAGCAGCAGCTGATTGAGCAGCCCTTCCGGCTTCAGGATGGCGATCCAGGCATAGACGCGGATCAGGAAGCTCGTCCAGAACGGCAGGATGACCAGCATCAACAGCGTCGGGCGGATCGTATTGGGCGCCTGCGCCATGCCGTAGGCCACCGGATAGGCGATCAGCAATGTCAGGAACGTCGAGATGGCGGCGATCCAGAGGCTGGACGCATAGGCCTTGGTGTAGAGCGCGTCCTCGGTCAGCCAGACATAGTTGTCGATCGAGAACTGCTTGATATTGTCGATGAACCCGCCGATGCCGGATGCGAGGTCGAACACCGGCAGATAGGGCGGCATGGCGACCGCCGTTTCCGACAGGGAAATGCGGATGACGATGAAAAACGGTATCAGGAAGAAGAACAGCAACCAGGCATAGGGGATGATGATCACCAGCCGGTTGAACAAAGCCGATCCGAATTTTGCCATGGCCTCAATCCTTCAGCACGACGCCGGCATTTTCATCGAACGAAATCCAGACTTCCTGATCGTAGCCCAGCGGGTCCTCGACGGCGCGCACGGCGTTGAGCGAGGAGGCCTTGATCACCTTGCCGTCCTTCAGCTTGACGTGGAAAACCGTCATGTCGCCGAGATAGCCGATATCCCAGATTTCGCCCTGTGCTGCATTGAGCGGCGCACAGGCCGGCTGGTCGCGGCCGACGCGGATCTTTTCAGGGCGCACGGCAAAGCCGGCCTTGGCGCCGATGGCGGGCGGTTCGGTGGAGGCGACGCGGAAGGTGAAGCCGCTCTGCGTTGCGATCTCGACGGTGCCGTTGCCTGCAGCCGAGACCGTGCCGTCGAAAATATTCACGTCGCCGATGAAATCGGCCACGAAACGGGAATTGGGCGCCTCATAGATTTCCGGCGGGGTCGCCACCTGCACGACCTTGCCATGCGCCATGACGGCGATGCGGTCGGCCATGGTCATCGCCTCTTCCTGGTCATGGGTGACCACGACGAAGGTGAGGCCGAGTTCCTGCTGCAGATCCATCAGTTCGAACTGGGTTTCCTCGCGCAGCTTCTTGTCGAGCGCGCCAAGCGGCTCGTCCAGCAGAAGCACCTTCGGGCGCTTGGCAAGCGACCGGGCGAGCGCCACGCGCTGCCGCTGGCCGCCGGAGAGCTGGTGCGGCTTGCGCTTGGCGAACTTGTCGAGCTTGACCAGTTTCAGCATTTGCTCGACACGCGCGGCAATATCGGCCTTCGGCATGCCGTCCTGTTTCAGGCCAAAGGCGATGTTGTTTTCGACCGTCATATGCGGAAACAGCGCATAGGACTGGAACATCATGTTGACCGGCCGCTTGTAGGGCGGGATGCCGGCAAGGCTCTGGCCGTCGAGGATGATCTCGCCGGAGGTCGGCTGTTCGAAACCGGCCAGCATGCGCAAAAGCGTCGACTTGCCGCAGCCGGATGCTCCCAGAAGCGCGAAGAATTCACGCGGATAGATGTTGAGCGAGAGATCATCGACCGCAACGAAATCACCGAACTTCTTGGTGACGTTCTTGACGGCGATGAAGGGTACGGAATTGGGATCGGCCCAAGGAGCAAAGGAGCGCCGGATACTGCCAAGTGACTTCATCATCTATCCCCGAATGACTTGCACGAACGGCGCCGTCCCCAGCGCCACAAAAGAAAATTGCCCGGATGAGGTCCGGGCAATTCTTTTCGACTTACTGGCCGGTGACCACTTTGGTCCACATGCGCGTTAGCACGCGCTGCTCTCTTGCATCGAAGGGCGTCGTCGTGAAGAGCTTCTTCATGACATCCTCCGGCGGATAGATCGCGGTGTCGCCCATCACGTCCTTGCTGACGAACTGTTGGGAGGCCTTGTTGCCGTTGGCGTAGAACACCACGTCGCTCGCCTTGGCAATGACTTCCGGCTTCATGATGTAATTCAGGAATTCATGCGCTTCGGCGACATGCGGCGCATCGGCTGGAATGGCCATGACGTCGAACCACATCTGCGCGCCCGTCGACGGAATGGAATAATCAACGGTCACACCGGCCTTGGCTTCGGCGGCACGGTCGCGTGCCTGGAAGATATCGCCGGAATAGCCCAAGGCCAGGCAGATATCGCCGTTGGCGAGCGCATTGATATATTCCGAGGAGTGAAACTTGCGGATGTTCGGGCGGATTTTCAGCAGCAGCTCTTCGGCCTTGGCCAGATCTTCCGGCGCATGGCTGTCGGGATTGAGGCCGAGATAAAGCAGGACGCTCGGCACGACATCGGTCGGCGAATCGAGAACCTGAATACCGCAATCCTTGAACTTAGCGGCCAGTTCCGGCTTGAAAAGCACATCCCATGTGGGCTTCTCGTCGGTGCCGAGGATTTGTTTCACCTTCTCGACATTATAGCCAAGGCCGGTCGTGCCCCACATATAGTCGATCGCGTATTCGTTGCCCGGATCGTAGGTGGCGACGCGCGTGGTGATTTCGTCCCACATATTGGAAAGATTGGGCAGCTTCGACTTGTCGAGTTTCTGGAAGACGCCGGCCGCGATCTGACGCTGCAGGAAGGTTGCGGTCGGCACGACGACATCATAGCCGGTGCCGCCGGCGAGCAGCTTGGTTTCGAGGATCTCGTTGCTGTCGAAGACGTCATAGACGACCTTGATGCCGGTTTCCTTGGTAAAATCCTCCAGGATCGACGCATCGATATAATCGGACCAGTTGTAGATATTGACCACGCGCTCCTGCGCGGTGGCAATCGTTGCGGACCCAGAAAGGATCAACGCGGCAAAGGCTGTGGCAATCGTACGCGACATAGAATTCCCCTTGGTTTTATCGGAACAGTCCGGGCGGCCGCCGTCGCCTGCCTGTCTGTCCCTCCGTATGCGCGTTTGGAAGTTAGGCATGTTTTCAAACAACCACAAGCGCTTTTACTGGCCCAAGCAGAACCATTCGGTGCACTGCCAAATTTTAGCGCTTCCTGCAAAAAGCCGAATCTTTTCAGTGCACCATCGCGGCCTGCGCGCCCGGCGGCCCGCATCCCAGCGCCGGTTAACCATAAGCGCAGATCGCGCGTGGAACACGGCGTTTACGATTGCTTAACCATGTGCGGAATGCGATTTTGCGCAGAGAAGGTTATGTGTTTCGGAGTTGGCCGTCATGAATGTGAAGTCGCAGCGGATCGATCCACGGGAATTGAAGCGGCTGTCGGTGCTGCAATCTCACAGGACGCTTCTGGCCATCGGTTTCGACTGGGCGTTGATTGCCGGCGCCATCGTCTTCAGCAAATATATGCAGCATCCCCTCGCCTATATCGCAGCGGTGCTTGTGATTGCCGGACGCATGCATGCCTTCGGCTGCCTGATGCATGAGGCCGCCCATTACCGCATCATCAAGAACCGCAAGGTCAGCGACTGGATGAGCGATCTGCTGCTCGCGTGGCCGATCATGGCGACGGTCGATGGCTACCGGATGAACCATCTTGCCCATCACCAGCATACCAATACCGACGAGGACCCCGATTGGGCCGCCAAGCTCGGCATGACGCAGTTCACCTTCCCGCAGAAAGTCTGGCGCGGCGTGGTGCAGCTGCTCGGCTATCTCGTGGCAATCAATTCTGTGCGCGATATCCTGCACATGGCCAAGCGCATTGCCAAGCATGACCGCTCGACCCGGACCTACAAGCTCCTGCGCATCAGCTTCTATATCGCGGCCGCAGTGATCTTCTCGGTCTTCGGGCTCTGGACCGACGTCACGCTCTACTGGCTGGTGCCATTCTTCACCTTCTTTTGCCTGTTCCTCTATGTCCGCAGCGTTGCCGAGCATTTCGGCAGCATGGATTATTCCGACGAACTGGGCAGCTCGCGCACCGTCTATCCCCATCTCTGGGAAAAGCTGTTCTTTGCGCCCCACAACATCAACTATCACCTGGAACATCATCTTTATCCGGGCGTGCCCTATTACAACCTGCCGGAACTGCACGCGGTGCTGATGACAAACCCGAATTACGCCAGCCGGGCGCACATTACACGAGGCTATACGACAGGGCTTGCTTCGGAATGCTTTGCCCCGAATGCGCCGCTGCTTCCGGCGCATCATCCTGTCAGTTACTGAATGGGCAGCTACTGAAAATCAAAGGCGCTCAGACCGGTCACCATTTCATCGAGCCCGAGCGGCCTTGTGACCGGCGGCTCAGCCCTGGCAAGACAGCCCTGCCGCTCGCAGAGACGGCAGGCGGTGCCACCGGCGACAGTTGCAAGAGGTGCGGCACCATAGACGGTTTCGCCGGCATGCGCGGCATCACAGCCGATGAGGATCGCGGTGCGGCGGACGCGATCTTGAAAATTCGCCCGTGGACCTTCGATCGTCCGGGCGATGGTCAAAAACTCCCCGCCCCCAAAGATCTCCACCCGCTCGGCCAGCACCTGGCCAGCCTGCGCAAAGGCCGTGTGAACGTTGAGCTTGGGACAGCCGCCGCCGAAGCGCGCCTGCGGGAAACCGGACGCACCCGCCTTGCGCAGCCGGTTGCCGGCATGATCGATTTCCATCAGGAAGAACGGTAGCGCCGCAGCCCCCAGGCGCTGCAGCGTCACCAGCCGGCTGGCGGCCTGTTCGAAGGAGACCTGGAAGCGGGCGCTCAACACGTCGATATCGTATTTCGCCCGCTGTGCTGCGGCGAGAAAGCCAGCGTATGGCATCATGACCGCATGCGCCGCATACCGCGCCAGCTCGAAACGGCCGATACGGCGCGCCTCGCCAGTGGAAAATGCCAGCTGCTGCAGGTCGGCGGCGATGGCTTGCGGAAACGCGATCTGCGCCGCCTCCATGGCGATTTCGCGGAGCTGGTCCTGCGCCGATAGACGCTCCGACAGGAACAGCCGCATGGAATGACGATCAAAGCGGCGGCGCAGGTCCGGCATGACATGGACGGGCAATGTG comes from the Pararhizobium qamdonense genome and includes:
- a CDS encoding ABC transporter permease; the encoded protein is MQRWSRFNIASIVIGFAFLYLPIVLLVIFSFNESKLVTVWAGFSTKWYVQLFQNQALLDAAWVTIRVGLISATVATVLGTMAALAMTRYTRFRGRMLFSGMIYAPLVMPEVITGLSMLLLFVAIGFDRGFWTLTLAHITFTMCFVAVVVQSRLLSFDRSIEEAAMDLGATPVATFLQVTLPVIAPAVFSGWVLAFTLSLDDLVISSFTSGPGATTLPMRIYSQVRLGVTPEINAVCTILIGIVAIGVLIASVVSRRREIQRVKDEQAAFAH
- a CDS encoding ABC transporter permease subunit, with amino-acid sequence MAKFGSALFNRLVIIIPYAWLLFFFLIPFFIVIRISLSETAVAMPPYLPVFDLASGIGGFIDNIKQFSIDNYVWLTEDALYTKAYASSLWIAAISTFLTLLIAYPVAYGMAQAPNTIRPTLLMLVILPFWTSFLIRVYAWIAILKPEGLLNQLLLTLGVIDQPLIILNTNWAIYIGIVYSYLPFMVLPIYSSLEKMDHSLTEAAQDLGCTPIRAFWRVTFPLSMPGVVAGCMLVFIPAVGEFVIPDLLGGSETLMIGKTLWNEFNANRDWPVSAAVATILLLILVVPIMFFQHAQSKADSEGR
- a CDS encoding polyamine ABC transporter substrate-binding protein, with the protein product MSRTIATAFAALILSGSATIATAQERVVNIYNWSDYIDASILEDFTKETGIKVVYDVFDSNEILETKLLAGGTGYDVVVPTATFLQRQIAAGVFQKLDKSKLPNLSNMWDEITTRVATYDPGNEYAIDYMWGTTGLGYNVEKVKQILGTDEKPTWDVLFKPELAAKFKDCGIQVLDSPTDVVPSVLLYLGLNPDSHAPEDLAKAEELLLKIRPNIRKFHSSEYINALANGDICLALGYSGDIFQARDRAAEAKAGVTVDYSIPSTGAQMWFDVMAIPADAPHVAEAHEFLNYIMKPEVIAKASDVVFYANGNKASQQFVSKDVMGDTAIYPPEDVMKKLFTTTPFDAREQRVLTRMWTKVVTGQ
- a CDS encoding ABC transporter ATP-binding protein, giving the protein MKSLGSIRRSFAPWADPNSVPFIAVKNVTKKFGDFVAVDDLSLNIYPREFFALLGASGCGKSTLLRMLAGFEQPTSGEIILDGQSLAGIPPYKRPVNMMFQSYALFPHMTVENNIAFGLKQDGMPKADIAARVEQMLKLVKLDKFAKRKPHQLSGGQRQRVALARSLAKRPKVLLLDEPLGALDKKLREETQFELMDLQQELGLTFVVVTHDQEEAMTMADRIAVMAHGKVVQVATPPEIYEAPNSRFVADFIGDVNIFDGTVSAAGNGTVEIATQSGFTFRVASTEPPAIGAKAGFAVRPEKIRVGRDQPACAPLNAAQGEIWDIGYLGDMTVFHVKLKDGKVIKASSLNAVRAVEDPLGYDQEVWISFDENAGVVLKD
- a CDS encoding AsmA family protein — protein: MRQFFTIASRKIGWKTIFLSRTVAWLLVGAVILTALFKFALPMFISTASVKTNMENVLSSWTGARASIVGDPQFSFWPHPVLTLRNVTFTGGDAAAPELLAKADAIAAGFDMLAALRGTPVFYDFHLVNPVFKVERRVDGTFNWRRAGWMADAIADASGKTASQARNTPIGDIEIVNGTLELTDRVTASTHRVSAITGSVQWRTPTTRMNASLSALINGEKVQGTIACDQPLLLLSGQNSTFQASFNSTPLSFSFDGNGNASSRPFAAGQLQLKAKSLGALLAWIKDVPQPVSASGSISIDTSVTMSAQGLKMDSLSLSLDDSDATGVLGIAWDPQRTPRIDGTLAFDRLDLTPLLASVFPLAPEPNTQTEPETALLKRISVDLRLSAQEIIYGAAAVTDAAAGIMVENGRASIDIGDGTFADGALSGRIALANDGAAGGQIQLALKNADLAPVAASLGLAGPLPLGRGILSLDLSTTQPLSKMTADGMSGELRYAANNGSVVNFDLPEFERLAALGQAFNISHATNGSFAFTSADIVARLRQGVVELATADIVGDGKTVSLAGTLPFTKGKLALTGAIRADGRETPSVRFFADGAWPNPVVSPLPAVPAQP
- a CDS encoding fatty acid desaturase family protein, translated to MNVKSQRIDPRELKRLSVLQSHRTLLAIGFDWALIAGAIVFSKYMQHPLAYIAAVLVIAGRMHAFGCLMHEAAHYRIIKNRKVSDWMSDLLLAWPIMATVDGYRMNHLAHHQHTNTDEDPDWAAKLGMTQFTFPQKVWRGVVQLLGYLVAINSVRDILHMAKRIAKHDRSTRTYKLLRISFYIAAAVIFSVFGLWTDVTLYWLVPFFTFFCLFLYVRSVAEHFGSMDYSDELGSSRTVYPHLWEKLFFAPHNINYHLEHHLYPGVPYYNLPELHAVLMTNPNYASRAHITRGYTTGLASECFAPNAPLLPAHHPVSY
- a CDS encoding acetoacetate--CoA ligase; protein product: MQSDRPLWIPSEEFIEQTPMKAFIDWCGQRFSKTFADYDAFHDWSITERADFWTAVWDHCGVIGDRGGRALIHGNVMLDARFFPDATLNFAENLLRHTGSGDALLFRGEDKVQSRMSFDELRALVSRLQQALKAQGIGRGDRVAAMMPNMPETIALMLATASIGAIWSSCSPDFGEQGVLDRFGQIEPKLFIACDGYWYAGKRQDVAAKVQAVAGKLGVPVLIIPYAGDAETLAGSLDKGQTLAGFIDPFEARDIEFAALPFAHPLYILFSSGTTGVPKCIVHSAGGTLLQHLKEHRFHCGLREGEKLFYFTTCGWMMWNWLVSGLAFGATLCLFDGSPFHPDGNVLFDYARDEQFSIFGTSAKYIDAVRKGGFTPVSTHDLSALRLMTSTGSPLSPEGFSFVYDGIKPDIQLASISGGTDIVSCFVLGNPLKPVWRGEIQGPGLGLAMDVWNDDGQPVRQEKGELVCTRAFPSMPVMFWNDPQGAKYKAAYFERFDNIWCHGDFAEWTEHGGIIIHGRSDATLNPGGVRIGTAEIYNQVEQMDEVAEAICIGQDWDDDVRVILFVRLATGVTLSEDLVKAIKARIRSGASPRHVPAKIIAVTDIPRTKSGKIVELAVREVVHGRPVKNKEALANPEALDLYGNLPELGN